In Betta splendens chromosome 3, fBetSpl5.4, whole genome shotgun sequence, the genomic window gggcACAGGTAGCTACTTTGCCTGTGTGAATACTGtaaaaccatttttttttttaaaaagtcagTGTGAgagacacagtacagtacacacagtgaACCCATTAATTTATTACTTGCCACAAACCAAACATGTTAAATATGCAGTGTaggcgttaaaaaaaaaaaactccctttccTGCTTGAGGATTTTTCTGGGTAGTGTCCAAATGAATAGAATGTTAACTACAACCATGAAAAACCATAATGAAGATAATAGTTGTTTTCTAGCACAGTTCAGTATCTGACAAGTGCGGATACGACAGCGAGGAGAGAAGTGGCtcttaaatcaaatcaacaccTCATGATGGCTGAATCACCTGCATTATCTACAGCACTCATGTGAGAGGAGTATACTGTAGGTTAGGGTGCGTCATTGCTGTCCGTGTTAGAAGCATTCAACATGtcttactgtacttactgtCTTACTTACTATAATTTGTATGGTTGCTACACAAACTGTTGAAGCAGTAAAGGGGGTTAGTGAATGGAGGAAACAGGTGAGGGGAGAATACATTATGCCCCTACCTGGCATAATCTTCAATTCAAAGTCTGGCAGCAAATCTTCAGGCACACCTGAGAAACCTAGAAAGAGACAGAGCAGTGGTGACAAGCATACAGGAGAAAGAATGGGTTATGAAACTCCAAGAAAGTTAATATTGcagcagagagaaaatgagaaaaagatGCAAGTCAAGAGCAGCGTGCACCACAGGACATTCTGATCTTGTTTGCAATATCAAATCAGGTTTTTGAATCGTTCTTTAGAGGTAACAAACAGAAAGGAGCTGTGAGTAATGTTGCATGCAGACCCAGAGACATAAAACAAACTGCAGAGAAACATGTTGTTCCTTAAAATTAtttgtttctcctttttgtttctgGCCAGTGTTAAAGTGATTCCTGGATGAGATGCCAACTGGCCACCTTCAGCCATCCATGTGAAGAGCTAAATTCCTAAAACCTCAATGTTGAAAACACAAGTAGCTAAGAAAAGCAATCTAAAACACCCTAAATATTGTAGCTGTTTAAACTTTAGTTACTTGAAAAACCTAAGATTTGATAATAAACTTTACACATGTTTAGTTTAAGGAAAACACCAACAGATCAATAAAACATTAGCGCTATACTGTAATGTGCATTGTGTCACAATAATGCATGATAATGTGAGCATGTATGTTGAGACAAAAAGTCATCAGGTGAAGGTGACATGAACAAATACTGTGCACTGGTCTTGATAGTGATGCACATGGAGAGTGTGCAATGTGTGAAAAGGGGCTGAAAATACAAAGAGCAGGCAGAAGTGTTCTGACTCAAACTTACTTACACAATACTTTACAACACATACCTAACTGACAGAAAAGCAAAATAAGTTGCTTGCTAGATttgaaaacagaaagaaaccaGTTAAGTTTAATAATACCCAAATCTCACCATTTCCAACTCAAACTACTCCTAACAGCTGCTTTTGACTCAAGTATGGCTTTTTGTACGTTTCCATTTAGTCTCACACACAAAATTTGTAAACATTTTGGTATGAAATACTAAAAGTAAAATGAAGCACAGaaaaaaggacagaaaaagCTGTATTGGTTGACGACTTTTTCATAAATGGACTTCTTTTGTATCATTTTTCCCTGCTGTCTCTTCTGTCATTAAATCTCTTTAGTTCTTTTTAGTCAAGCTTTCTGGAAATATAAACAACCCTTTAAGACATTGGGCTAGAGTTCCAGCTGTTGTTATGGAAACAGTTGCACCTCGCATGCCATATATTAGCTAAAGTGAAATCAAGTATTACAACATTCTTGCACAATGTTGGAATAGGGATTTCTAAGGCTAGGTTAATACATTTCtctattgtattattatattctgtctgtaaaatattttattatgaaattaAAGCAATGCCCAGTCTTTAgtggaaaaacagaaagaaatccACAAACTGTAAAAGCTGCCAGTCCTTTACTTGAGTTAGCTTTTGTCAGGGAGTGCGTGTCTTTTGTGCATAGACCACATAAGTCTCCAAGTGTCAGCCAAACAAAGGTTCAGCCACAGTGGGAAGCAGGGCACCAAGAGCCACACGGACTCTCAAACATTGCCATGGTAACATTCGTTGTTAGTGAAGACACACAAGTACACTGTCACTGGAACACATTACAACATTTCACAGACAGAACTTACAGTAGCGTAAACACTTGAACACAATTAGGTgtaatatttgtaaatatttgtgaGACTTGTTGAAAGTGATCAGCTTCAAAAAGCCTtgttatgtacagtaacagtactTTGTTCTATGGGAAACATTTCTGTACCTATAGCTCATTAATTATAAAGAAAAATTTTCTGTACTGAAATGTGACACAAGGTAGGAGTGTGATGCCATTTCTGTGAATACTGAACAAAAGTCAGACAACGACAAAGTGGACGACCAATAAAATGAATGACTCAATTACACACGGACTGTGCTGCTTTATCATGTTAAAGTGCACATCTGAGTTCACCATCGATGAATCTACCAGAGGTGATCGAGGCTCACACCAAAATTGAAAGTACACCATATGAATGAAAGAAAGGGGAAATATTCACAGTGAAAGGTCCAAGTGTGTCCCAGCTGATACTGTAGGTTTAACTTACAGTAGTTTCTTTACaacatgcatatacagtaaGGAAAAGGTTGCACCTACTtagaaccagcagctccactgaggCTTCATTCTGTCCCTCTAAGTCATCGGGTATGACCACTTTACAGATGTAAATGCCACTGTCTCCCCACTGGACCTCTCCTATCCGCAGGTCTGCCTCTGCATGAGATAAGATTGgattaaaaatgacaaacaaaataCTTTATTACCTCACTCTTTCAGGCTATTGGCTATAGTTTTTTCAAAATATAAATTTATCAATCTTTTTTAAAATACCAGTGACTTAAACATCTTAGAaacaaatatacagtagtttGGCCCAGACCACAGAGCACATAATACAACACTGGACTGCTAATTAGAATGCAAAGGGTCGCGCATTGAAAATACAGGAAATGGGTTGTATAATTCACTTCCTTATCCTGTTAGTCAAGGAGCATGATAGGGGAAAGGCAGACCAGAATGCTCCACTACAGCGGCATACCTCtacttcaactaacttaaacaTACCTGCtaattttatttatgttaagTGTAAAAAGTACAATATCTACTTCCTAACAACTTTGATGAGTTTATTTGACCATGTAAATAACAAAAGACCCCCTGCCCTGTACATGCTGGGACAGATTGCAGCTAACCTGCAATGCTGAATGGGATAACATGGGTACGAATGACTAGACTCTCACTCTGAATCAGAAGAAACTGTCAAAGTTTCAAATTTACACGATCAGTATGATGAATGTTTTAAGGACAATGACTGGGACAGAAGAGAGTCaagaaaagtgaaacaaaaatcTTCAACTGAAGAAATTAGTGTGTGGATGGTGGGATGTAGAGAGATCTGTCAATAAACGTAAAAGTGGTACATTGAAGTACATCAGAGGGAAGGAGCGAGGGGTCAACATGAATGAGGGGACAGCATGAAAActgcttcttttgtctgtgttcCTGCTGGTGAAGAGAAGGTTGATTCTTTAGAGTCAGAGTTAGAGCTCAATAAATCTGACACCTCCAAACAAGGCTGTCTCCCTGTCTACAAGAAAGACGAATAGAAccacaaaaatacacacacagtagtTATAGTTCAATAAAAGACAGAATGCTGCAGAAAAAAGTCCAGtgtttacatgtaaaatatTGCCTGTAAAAAATGTGACAATAAAAATTAATACTTTACTTAATAATACTGCAGGCAAGTACCTGGACATTCCATCCAGAGCGGCTAAGCTACACTTAATTGCTAAAGACTTCTGTTGTGTACACAGATGAAGAAAGATGTGTCCAATGTTTTTAAAAACCCTTACTGTTGATGACAGAGATGTCTCTGTTCTTGTAGTATTCCGACAGTGTGATAGATGAACCAGAGATGGAGGCCACAATTCTAACTGTCCGGCTGCTGTCAGAGCACTCAAGGTAGCTTGCACTCAGTGCTGTCTCGTACCCTCCAAGTCTTGTAGATCCACTTGTCAGCCTGCCTCCTCCCAGGCCCTCATTCAGGCTGTCAGAAAGGCTAAAAGAATCCCGCGTCCGGTCTCGACAGTAGGACTTGTAGACCCACTGCACCACAGGTGTCTGGGTAGACACGCTGGTGTACTGACAAGGCAGGACCACTGACTGGAACAGCATGGCATACCTTTTCTCATCTCTCACATGAACATGAACCCCTAGGCAACATGGAGGTAGGACACCTGAGGAATAATGAGAGCATAATGAAGAAATATCAacaattttataataaaaatcatTATGATGACTGTGATGATTATGACTGTGCAGATAATTTATACTTGTCAGCATATAGTTATTGGTaaaatgttgttgttggttttgcTAGAGGCGAAACTCACAGTTTCAAACTGACACACAGTAAAGGTACAGTAACCCAAACAAGCTCCAGTAATATAGGTGGTATTATGTGTAATAATGGGGAATTTAAGGATTACTACAGCAGACAGCAATAATCCAGCTGCTGACTCAAGGTCTTAGAAGACATGTGGTCCTGCTTGTTCATTCTAAAAATAGTTAATACTGTAGATGACACGTTCCCTGCCATGAATCACCCAGCTTCTCCAAAAGTGATTCAGCCAAGTAAAAATACTTTATGTCAGGTGCaaaaataattgtgttttctttagttttatttgttgttgcaaataaattattaatttaaaacttTGTCAGAATAAATTTGGAAAACAAAGATTATGATGAAAATGTTGCAATTAAAACCTTATTATGAGTGGGGCTGACCTGTTTAAAGGTTTTTGATCCACAGGATCAGGAAGATCACATGATGATCAAAGGCTTGAACTTGGCAGTTCAACAGTAGAGaggcaagtaaaaaaaaaataacacactCGAAACATCTGAGTATGCTACTGTGCACTGGGGGATCAGAACTGGACGAGCGAACAGGGATGGGTGAGGAATGAGGGGGagtttagcttttttttattctgttttctaAGACCTGGAGGTTGTTCTTTTTGGCACAATACAGGCTGTATGGTAATCCTGTCTTTATTAGTTTTCAAAGGAAGACACCCCCAGAGGACAAAATGTAAGCGGGAAGAGTAGAAACATATTAACTATTAACTGCTGTACACAAACACTACAACAGAGATCTGTTTTCAACATTGTTGATTGAGGGGAGCAACATTAGTTTACAATGAGCAGTCAGCAGACAAAGGCCAGGTGTCCTAACATATATTGTGGAATTTGTGTCAGCAGCTTACCAAGAAAGCATACTTTATATACTGAACATAAAACTAATTTGGCAAACAACACTGGTGACAACACTGCAGCCCACGATGGGGTGCTGGGCTGTTAACTAATTTATAATTACTTGACAAAAGTTGAAAATACACAACtgtgaattaaaaacaaacacaataaaatactctaatttttttctaatctaaTTTATGACTGATTCTTAGTAACGGGGCCCCAAAAGGACAATATTTGTGACTTTTTTAGTGAGGTACTGACTGATGCGGACCGATAATCCACAACCCCAAGCTTCTAGTCACATCATTCACACATGACTGATTAAATACAGTGTAACAATGCAACACAATTGACAAAGCGACAGTGCAGCCATAAAAAACGTTTCCTTTACAGTTTGCGACGGAAAACTCAACTTTAACAATCTAAGAGTATCGAGACTACGTCTCACCtgactaaaaataataatagatatCAATTAAAGGCTGAACTGACCTGGGCTTGACCCAACACAGCAACATACTATAAAGCTAAACCCTTTGAGCTAGGCTAAGCCAGGGCCGCTAGCTAACGTTACCGTTAGGTTACAGTACCTCAGCGTTCAACCTGAGTTCAACAACCTGTTACGCGCCTTAACCCAAGTTAAACACGAACTTTATGTCTGTTCAACTTCGCTTACCTGTCAGGAAAACGACAAACATCCACCACTTCGGCGTCAGAAACATTTTACAACCAATGTAGGTTACTTTAGTTTTTCTGGAGATCACAGTCTTCTCTTCTACTTCGTCTCATCATCCACTGGACGACGCTCAGACTCCCTCCACTTGGACGGAGATAACGGTACCAGCGTCAAGCTCgtcaaaataaaaccccacGGATCCGGTACATGCGTTCAAAATAAAACGTGGGGTGAGTAAATGAGGTTGTGTTAACAAAACTTAGCTTATTATAGAACTTAAATAATCAAGTATGGCTTAAAAAGTTATTTTTAGCACCCAGTTTTTTCATAAATTTAAAATATGTTATTAAACTATATAAGAaagcaagaaattaaaaaataggAACACAGCATAAAATGTTAAGATTTTGCACGTTTTTATAGTTGTTTTGTCACACTTGTGGTATGTAAACTATGCGAAAAAATTTTTTGAATGAGGACTCTGATGGGATTGAAAAAGtgtgatactgtacagtatctagaGCTAAATGTTAAGGTGTTGTGTTGCCATCTAGTGTTGAAACATGGCTCGGAAGTGTTCAATTTCTTTGATCCACTTTGCTTGCATTATAATAAAGTACAATGGTggcaaaatacattttatacacattttatttcatttaaaaataaatctaaaataaTCTAAAATAAATTCAAGATAGCATGGTAAAGGAGATTATACATAACGTTTAAAACTTAGACATTGAATTAAAACACATCTTTGGAAAAACACAAGATTTtgtaaaatagaaacaaaaaatCATTAGAATTGGTCTTTATACAACAATAAAATATGTAACTTATTACTAACTTATGCTGAAGAAATATTGTTTTGATAGCTATAAGAAATATTAACAAAGTTATACTCAATGTAAAAAGTTAAAtcaatacacagacacagagcccTGATTTCTTGTGTACTATAACAGTGGCAACCGCAGCTGCCAGTCCAACCGCTAAACACCAGTTACTGTACACCGAGTTAAAGAACTCGAGTTTGTGTCTCCACTTAATTGTGAccaaatgtactgtattactACAGCAAACAAATGAGCCTGAACAGTGTTTCTGGAGGAACATGGATAATGTTTGTATGATTTTATGTACCCTGAGCAGACTCACTCTAGCTGAACTTTGAAGGCATAATGCAATGGGCCATTTATCAGAGTTTTAAATTCTATTGTGGGATGTCTTCTGCTTTCCTAAATGATCATTTCAGTATTGCACATCTAATCACATATTTAAAATACCGAATGCCTTACAACAATTCGCAGAAGATCTTTGAGTCAATTGAGTTTGGGCCCATTGAAGAACAACGTAGAAACAGGAATTAATGCGAATTGGAGGCCACAGTTGTTCTAGTTCCTCCTTGGTGGTCTATCGTTTGGTACAGCTTGCCTGTCGCAATTACGATCACAGTAGAGCCCATCTTAGTGTGATCATTCTAACGACCATCCCTGCGGTCATTGTAGCGTCTGTCATCATCATACCGACGGTTGTCATCGTAGCGCTCTTGGCGGTCACCGTATTTGTCACGGCGATCAGAGTAGTCGCTACGTCTGTCGTCGTAGTCCCTGCGGCGGTCGTCGTAGTCCCTGCGGCGGTCGTCGTAGTCCCTGCGGCGGTCGTCGTAGTCGCTGCGGCGGTCGTCGTAGTCGCTGCGGCGGTCGTCGTAGTCGCTGCGGCGGTCGTCGTAGTCGCTGCGGCGGTCATTGCCACGCTCACTTTGGTTCTCGTACTCATCATTCTGGCGATCAGGGGCACTCTTAACGTTGGTGTTTTGTGCAGTGCGTACCTCCTCATGCCCACGACCATCACCATTTTTAGCCAGGTTTTTGTCATGATCCTCATGATCCTCAAAATCTCTGGAAAGAGGACACACGTCAGTTAGACAACTGAGAGCGCATCTAATTTTCTGCAACTTTAATTGTTGACTTTTACAGTAACAAACACCATTAGTGGGTATGTTTGTATAAAGTATAATGGAACACATTACGGCACGCTGTATCCCTCATCTTTGTCCTTTTTccggcagcagcaacaacagataATGATTCCTATTACCAACACAAAAATTGCAACTCCAGCAACAATTCCTGCAGTTGAGCCAATGTTCATGGAGGCTGCACAAATGAAGAAAGCTTGTTTAGACGATGGATGCTGTCAATGCTTCGATTGTAACTATTATTATACATTGCTGGGACTAATGAAAACCCAGATGTCTCTCCATGAATGTTGTCTCACGTGGCATGACGCTGAGCGTAAAGTTGCATTTAGCAGAGCGGATCTTGTTGGCTGATGTGCAGATGTAGTATCCTGATGTGTCTTTGGAGATATTATACAGAGACAGGATGCCTGCATCTGAAAAACAGTAATTGCACATACTCTGCACATTACTGCCAACATTGCTTTCTTTTTGTATTAAATACTCTAGACCATGAGTCTCAAAACGGTCCCATCGAGGGcctctgtccctgctggttttccaactcactctgccccagctcctactgattaccttgactaggtgtgttcagtcaatggcaagctggaaaagccaactgacactcctgatcaaggtaatcagcagagagttggaaaaccagcaggaatcGAATGAAATCAGTTTGAGACTCCTGTTCTAGATGTTGGTTGTGTTATCCTGAAAAATACTATACAAATTACGTTCATGTTATGCTGTATTGTAAACTGAGTGGAGCATGAACACATCCTGTTTTATACGGTAGTTGTGGTAAGCTTATTTTCTTGATTAAGCCTGCTCAAACAGTCTGACTGATACTTACTGCTGGTGGTTTTGGGATCCATAGGACGGGGATTGTTTTGCACATCAAGGCTTTGCCATGTATAAGTGGGTGCCGGGGAGCCTTCCGTAGACAAACAGGTAAGGTTTATGTTCTGACCGTACTCTGCCTTACCCTGGAGGTTACACTGGGGTATAGATGGAGCCACTAAAAGAGGAGAGTAATGAGTCAGTAGTTAATCTGAGTTGTGTGCATACAATATCACTGCAGTCTAATAATAAAAGCATGCTATtgtgctgctacagtacatgattTAAAATATGTCTGGTATAAGGCACTGTAGTAAAGTTGGAAACAGTAACTTAAAGCATTAAAATAAGAGAATCTAAATGCTTAGAAACAAATTAAGTATTACCTAGAACCAACACATAAGTATTGGCAGCGGACTTGGACGTGTCACTCTTAACCAGAAGATGACACTTATATGTCCCCTGGTCAGTCATCGCCACAGAGAACAGGTTCAAGTTGAACTTTCCATTGGGAATGTCCGCATTCACTGTCACTCGACCAGTAAAGGTTTGAGGTATGTCACTAGATCCATCAGGATAGTAGATAAAATCGTTCTGTCAACGTAAGACCATCAGGTATATTATATAGGCATACTGGTCAATTAATATAGTAAATGGTGTAAAATCAGACAGGTGCTATGTAATCAAGCACATAGGAGCAAGCTAACCTCCTCAGCACCAGTCCCATCACTTCGAACAGTCCACTGCATGAGGATCAGTTTGGTCTGATCTACGGCCGAAAAGGAGCAGGGAATTGTGATGTTGTCACCCTTGGCAACCTCATAGTTTGGTTTTGGGATAGTCACCGTAACAGCATTAGCGACAGTTAGCACTGAAATTgatttcaaaaagaaaaaaaaaaaaatcatattacAATGTGAATGAAATAAGCATTTGCAACATTCATTTAACAGTTTATAATATTTATCAGTACAGTCCTGATTTAGTAGCTGGCCCTTACCTCTAAGCAGACAAATCACCCACCACAACAAAAGGGTAAAATTCACCTTCaataaccaaataaaaaaagaaatctgttTGTTTGATCTGAATAGATTaagttcaggttccagtttctctaaaataaatacattctgGTTGTCTCTATAGATGTAGTTACTATATAATATAACCTACTATAAAGGTTACTATTTTGTAATTTGCAAATCGTTCTCAGCTTGTGAGTGCCCAAACCattaaaacattacataacCAATACAGAgactcatatactgtagctgtagcaaCATGACCGGTGAAACCTGTAGTGTGAGTTCAGgaaaagcgttttttttttttgtcctgaaACTATCACACTGCGTTGGAACCTTGTTTAAAAAGATTAGTGGGAGCTGCATTGATGGAACACAGTAATTTTGATGCAAAGAAAATAGACCTCCAAAGTATACAATTAAAATAGGTCTAAAAGTTCAATTGTTATTGTTCTATGAAGGTTTTGATTGTTTACTATACCGTATGTGCTAAAAGCCCCACAGTGTTTTAAAAAGGAGAACACACAAGAGATGTTGGATTTCGCCACTGCTTTTCATTCCACAAACAGTACAACTACAATGACACCCAAaaaacatttagacatttaattaattaaaatatttataaaaagtcatatttaaataaaaaaatatacagtCTTTGATAGTCACAGTATATTGACAGCACTGTGGCACTAGACTCCTTTTGTAACCGAAAGGGCCCCATAGGGCGCAGGCCTATACGTCTAATGGGATGCACCCGGAATCAGATGCAATCAAATTAAATAGTCAAACACCCTTGTTGTTTCCGAACCGTCGGTTGCATattaagcaaaaaaataatGCCTAGAACTCAGTCCAAAAAGCTGGCATGGATCACATGCAAGGCTTCAACGTACGTATAATTTAGGCCTGATCCGTTTTCGTTTTAGTGCGTTTTAGGTGTGGCTGCTTAACAAGGCgcaaaaagaggaaggaaatgtaAAATATGACTGAATACTCAcgcaaacacagcagagccaAAGAAGCAAGCATCCCCTCCATCGCCAAGACTTATTGGATCACACTTGGTTACTGTTTCGTCCACTCTCGGCTATTTATATCATAAATTCGTTGGACGGAGGACGCCACGGAGGTTCCAGTCGAAACCAGCAGCTTCTTTAGAATGATGCACCGACGGGGTGTGCCCGCGTCTCCTGAATGAGTGACAGC contains:
- the LOC114852554 gene encoding cell surface A33 antigen-like isoform X2, with the protein product MEGMLASLALLCLLLTVANAVTVTIPKPNYEVAKGDNITIPCSFSAVDQTKLILMQWTVRSDGTGAEENDFIYYPDGSSDIPQTFTGRVTVNADIPNGKFNLNLFSVAMTDQGTYKCHLLVKSDTSKSAANTYVLVLVAPSIPQCNLQGKAEYGQNINLTCLSTEGSPAPTYTWQSLDVQNNPRPMDPKTTSNAGILSLYNISKDTSGYYICTSANKIRSAKCNFTLSVMPQILRIMRIMTKTWLKMVMVVGMRRYALHKTPTLRVPLIARMMSTRTKVSVAMTAAATTTTAAATTTTAAATTTTAAATTTTAAGTTTTAAGTTTTAAGTTTTDVATTLIAVTNTVTAKSATMTTVGMMMTDATMTAGMVVRMITLRWALL
- the LOC114852554 gene encoding cell surface A33 antigen-like isoform X1, whose translation is MEGMLASLALLCLLLTVANAVTVTIPKPNYEVAKGDNITIPCSFSAVDQTKLILMQWTVRSDGTGAEENDFIYYPDGSSDIPQTFTGRVTVNADIPNGKFNLNLFSVAMTDQGTYKCHLLVKSDTSKSAANTYVLVLVAPSIPQCNLQGKAEYGQNINLTCLSTEGSPAPTYTWQSLDVQNNPRPMDPKTTSNAGILSLYNISKDTSGYYICTSANKIRSAKCNFTLSVMPPSMNIGSTAGIVAGVAIFVLVIGIIICCCCCRKKDKDEGYSVPDFEDHEDHDKNLAKNGDGRGHEEVRTAQNTNVKSAPDRQNDEYENQSERGNDRRSDYDDRRSDYDDRRSDYDDRRSDYDDRRRDYDDRRRDYDDRRRDYDDRRSDYSDRRDKYGDRQERYDDNRRYDDDRRYNDRRDGR